Genomic window (Leptotrichia sp. oral taxon 212):
AGACAGGGAATTTCCTGAATATAAGTTTGCAAAGCATAAAGGATATGGAACAAAATTACATAGGGAGATATTGCTTGAGAAAGGGTCTTGTAAATATCATCGTAAATCTTTTCTGAAAAAGATATTGGGAAATGAAGATCAGGATGAAATGTCTAAAGAAAAAAATAGTAAAAGAAAATCAGGGAATAAGGTAGATGAAAACAGGGGGTTAAAATTATTTTAATGAAGAAGAAAAGGGAAATAGGGTTTGAATTTGAGGATTTGGCAAAAAAATATCTTATTGAAAAGGGAATGAGATATATTGAGAGTAATTTTTATACAAGATATGGGGAAATAGATCTTATCTTTACTGATGAAGATGACAAGATACTTGTATTTGTAGAAGTAAGATATAGGAAAAATACTGAATTTGGTGAGCCATTAGAAACAATTGACAGAAGAAAACTCGAAAAAATAATGATTTCTTCACAGATATACATAAAAGAAAAAAGATGGAAACAAAATGTAAGATATGATGTTATAGGAATAAAGAAAGATAAATCAGGTAATAATAAAATAGACTGGATAAAAAATGCATTTTGAGGTGAGAAAAATGAAAAATCATGAAAAATGTTTAAAATGCGGCTCAACCTCATGTGAGGTAAAGACAATTGTATTGCCTACTAAAAAATTGACAGGAGCAAAAATTTCCCTTGATACATTTTATTTAAAAATATGTCAGAATTGCGGTTATACTGAAATGTACTCGACAAAAGTCATTGAAAAAGCAAAAGACCCTATTAAGAACTACTAATAAAATAATAGAGGACAAAGTTGATAAAATTATTTCAACTTTTAGAGGAGTTTTATTTAAAAACAGGGATATAATTTCAGGGAGGGAGTTAGTCGGGGAAGGCATAGTATCAGAGGAAACAGAAAGTAGGCTCGAAAATTTAAAAAAATTAAGAAAATTGAATAATATCTATTATATTTGGGATTATAATGAAGAGTTTAAGAAACTGATTTTTTCTTACAAGTATAATAGGAAAAAAAGTCTTGCTAAATTAATCGCTAGATTAATAGAAGAAGAATTTAAATTTATTATTCAGAAGGAAAAAATAGATTTTATAGTAAGT
Coding sequences:
- a CDS encoding zinc ribbon domain-containing protein, whose amino-acid sequence is MKNHEKCLKCGSTSCEVKTIVLPTKKLTGAKISLDTFYLKICQNCGYTEMYSTKVIEKAKDPIKNY
- a CDS encoding YraN family protein, producing MKKKREIGFEFEDLAKKYLIEKGMRYIESNFYTRYGEIDLIFTDEDDKILVFVEVRYRKNTEFGEPLETIDRRKLEKIMISSQIYIKEKRWKQNVRYDVIGIKKDKSGNNKIDWIKNAF